A region from the Acipenser ruthenus chromosome 13, fAciRut3.2 maternal haplotype, whole genome shotgun sequence genome encodes:
- the LOC117418079 gene encoding CDGSH iron-sulfur domain-containing protein 1-like, producing the protein MSARSISKAELIAVISLTAGAAAVGYLAYKTFLSKDKCCKTRVNLEIQKDNPKVVHAFDIEDLGDKAVYCRCWRSRKFPLCDGSHTKHNEDTGDNVGPLIIKRKEA; encoded by the exons ATGAGCGCGAGGTCTATATCAAAAG CTGAGCTGATAGCAGTGATCTCCTTGACAGCAGGAGCAGCTGCTGTTGGCTACCTGGCCTATAAAACATTTCTGTCCAAAGACAAGTGCTGTAAGACACGGGTCAATCTAGAAATCCAGAAGGACAACCCTAAGGTAGTCCATGCCTTTGACATTGAAGACCTGGGAGACAAGGCAGTATACTGCCGCTGCTGGAGGTCTAGAAAG TTCCCATTATGTGATGGATCCCACACAAAGCACAATGAAGACACCGGCGATAACGTGGGGCCTCTCATCATAAAGAGAAAAGAAGCTTGA